Proteins encoded within one genomic window of Leptidea sinapis chromosome 7, ilLepSina1.1, whole genome shotgun sequence:
- the LOC126965249 gene encoding glucose-1-phosphatase-like: MFARHNQYINCGLFLCFTLCVFLLLLSFEFKNVNKYKLTKVVIFSRHNLRTPLSKNLQHITPYTWPEWKEKPGILTQKGFMLESYMGTYFKDWLHDYGLSPDSCPDEDLFYVYADLMQRTLESAKAFVLSAYPNCNIVIHRSVKKTDPVFRPYIHNNSDSFRRIAISEMEAILNSLDLRSSYENMESILNYRASDSCKLDKRCEMVGEKNVLNISVGEKPSVKGPLKLCNEVIDSFLMEYYNGFAPQNVAWGKLSQLRDWQSILDLTVGYHSVTYNTTLIAKDIAKPLIMFMKPLFTNESPKVSLLMGHDSNINVLLKAMDFKNYMLNNSLVSVPIGGKIVLQKWYDVVKKEYLLKIEYIYQSTEQVRDMVVVSRDIPPQFLTLELKSCPVNEEGFCPWDVFIKFLNDLYNI, encoded by the coding sequence ATGTTTGCGCGTCATAACCAATACATTAATTGTGGCTTATTTCTTTGTTTTACGCTCTGTGTATTCTTATTACTATTGAGTTTCGAGTtcaaaaatgtgaataaatataagttaacaAAAGTGGTCATATTTAGCAGACACAATTTAAGAACACCTTTGTCTAAAAACCTTCAGCACATAACACCTTATACCTGGCCAGAATGGAAGGAGAAACCAGGGATTTTAACTCAAAAAGGTTTTATGTTAGAAAGTTATATGGGAACTTATTTCAAAGACTGGCTACATGATTATGGGTTGTCGCCAGATAGTTGCCCTGATGAAGATCTGTTTTATGTCTATGCTGATTTGATGCAAAGAACTCTGGAATCAGCTAAAGCATTTGTTTTATCTGCTTATCCTAATTGCAATATAGtaattcatagaagtgttaagAAAACTGACCCAGTTTTCAGGCCTTATATTCATAACAACAGTGACAGCTTTAGGAGGATAGCTATCAGTGAAATGGAAGCCATCTTGAATAGCTTAGATTTGAGAAGTTCATATGAAAAtatggaatcaattttaaacTATAGAGCTTCAGATTCATGTAAACTAGATAAAAGATGTGAAATGGTAGGTGAGAAGAATGTCTTGAATATAAGTGTCGGTGAAAAACCTAGTGTAAAGGGTCCCTTAAAACTGTGCAATGAAGTTATTGACTCCTTTCTGATGGAGTACTATAATGGTTTTGCGCCACAAAATGTTGCATGGGGCAAACTTTCCCAATTAAGAGACTGGCAATCCATTTTAGACCTCACTGTGGGTTATCATAGTGTCACATATAACACAACACTAATTGCCAAAGATATTGCTAAACCACTTATCATGTTCATGAAACCATTATTTACAAATGAGAGTCCCAAAGTATCACTATTAATGGGACATGATTCAAATATTAATGTCCTTTTAAAGGCaatggattttaaaaattatatgttgAATAATTCGCTGGTGTCTGTGCCAATTGGTGGCAAAATAGTCTTACAGAAATGGTATGATGTTGTAAAGAAAGAGTACTTGTTGaaaattgaatatatttatcAGTCAACTGAGCAAGTAAGGGATATGGTGGTTGTATCACGGGATATTCCTCCTCAATTTTTAACTTTAGAATTAAAAAGTTGTCCAGTCAATGAAGAGGGATTTTGCCCTTGGGatgtttttataaagtttttaaatgatttatataatatttga
- the LOC126965252 gene encoding glucose-1-phosphatase-like, protein MAGIIIVCLQFLFFFNLSVQGYELQQVLILSRHNIRAPLLNNLNNLTTYSFPRWNIKPGYLTEKGAKLERYIGHYITDWLVKKGLLPNGCPELSSIHVYANTRQRTRETAKAFVNGAFPNCNITVYSKNSDEMDPLFNPIVRNRSSILKETIVNEMQQRINKLKLHNAYVKLNEITNLKHSNKCLVENFCDFAKERDDVVYEVGQEPNVIGPLYLSNALVDVFLMSFYEGMSLNDVAWGKIRTPKEWKLYTDIVRENLNVRFNGTALSKEVARPLLMYINDILKSESAPKLTLLVGHDANINSVMAAIGFKSYVLPDQFELTPLGGKLVFQRWYDRNLNRNLLKVDYVYPTFEQLRNGERLSQENPPHWVHMELKKCTPVHEFFCDWNDFIRDFENILKM, encoded by the coding sequence ATGGCGGGAATAATCATTGTGTGTttacagtttttatttttttttaatctaagtGTCCAAGGCTACGAGTTGCAGCAAGTACTTATACTAAGCCGACATAATATTCGAGCTCCTTTGTTGAACAATTTAAATAACCTCACAACATACAGTTTTCCACGATGGAATATAAAACCAGGATATTTGACTGAGAAAGGTGCAAAACTGGAGAGATATATTGGACACTATATAACTGATTGGTTAGTGAAAAAAGGTTTATTACCAAATGGATGTCCAGAGCTAAGCTCGATACACGTGTACGCCAATACGAGGCAAAGGACGCGTGAAACAGCCAAGGCGTTTGTGAACGGAGCATTTCCAAACTGTAACATAACGGTTTACAGTAAAAATTCGGACGAAATGGATCCACTGTTTAATCCCATAGTAAGAAACCGATCATCTATTTTAAAAGAAACCATTGTTAATGAAATGCAACAGAGGATAAACAAGTTAAAGCTACATAATGCCTACGTAAAGTTAAATGAAATAACTAATTTGAAACATTCTAATAAGTGTTTAGTTGAAAACTTTTGTGACTTTGCAAAAGAAAGGGATGACGTTGTATATGAAGTTGGACAGGAACCAAATGTGATTGGACCATTATATTTATCAAACGCATTAGTTGATGTTTTTCTGATGAGTTTCTACGAAGGAATGTCACTAAACGATGTTGCCTGGGGTAAAATTAGAACCCCAAAAGAGTGGAAATTATACACTGACATAGTTCGAGAAAATCTCAATGTAAGATTTAACGGTACTGCTCTTAGTAAAGAAGTCGCTAGGCCGTTGTTGATGTATATTAACGATATTCTTAAGAGTGAAAGCGCGCCAAAATTAACGCTTCTAGTGGGTCATGACGCCAACATCAATTCTGTGATGGCAGCGATCGGCTTCAAGTCTTATGTGTTACCAGATCAGTTTGAACTTACCCCATTAGGTGGAAAGCTAGTATTTCAAAGATGGTATGACAGGAATTTAAACAGAAATCTACTAAAAGTCGACTACGTTTATCCTACTTTCGAACAATTAAGAAACGGAGAAAGACTGTCTCAGGAAAATCCACCACATTGGGTTCATATGGAGTTAAAAAAGTGTACACCTGTCCATGAATTTTTTTGCGATTGGAACGATTTTATCAGggattttgaaaacattttaaaaatgtaa